From the Oscillospiraceae bacterium genome, the window CCCATAAACACAGAAAAACGGTTTTTTCGTTTCAGTTGCGGCTTAAAAGTCAGTTTGATCATCGTCTTTTAAAAAAACGAAAACCGAAAGCAGGGTTTTACCCCCACTTTCGTTTTCCTTTACTCCTATTTGGGACTTAACGATAGTAATCGTCTAAAATCATATCCGCTTCTTCTTGGTTGATAATTACAAAAGGATCAGATATGGTAACGGGAAGTTCAAAGGTTTGCACTTCTCGATTGTCCATATTGGAAAGAACATCCACATATGATAAAATCTCAGCCAAACTCATATTGGAACGGATATTTTTATTGATCAGATTGTAAATAGCGGGAACTTTTCCGATATACTTGGGCTTAAATTTCTGGGCAAATGCCTCTTGGAAAAATTGCTGCTGCACGCGATTTCGTTCCAAATCCCCCATCACATAGCTACGAAAACGCAACAAATCCACTGCATTTTCACCGTCTAAGAGCTGATCACCCTTTTTCAGATTGATATATAAATCCTGCTCGGGGTCCGTGTAGTACATATTCTGGGGCACGTCAAACTGAACACCGCCCAACTCGTCAATAATGGTTTCCACCGCCTGGAAGTTCACAATCATATAGTCATGAATGGGAATATCCAGCTCATTGATAACGGTTTGAACCGCAAAGTTGTCACCGCCAACGCCAATAGCTGCATTGATTTTGTATGGTTCGTTTTCGTTGATATACTGATCGGGTTCTAAATCGTCATTGTCAAAATACACTTTAGTATCTCGGGGAACAGACAACAGTGATAAGGTGTTTTTATCGGGATCTACTGCAATCACCATAATCACATCGGAAAGTTTTCCGCTCTTATCCGTACCGAGAATCAAAAGATTACGTGCATCATCAAAGGTGCCTGCAGACAGCGTTTCCGTCATTTCGTCACCATCACCGATATTGCGGTGAAACGCACGGTACCCAATAATCCCTGCAACTACAAGTACCACTACCAGCAGTTCAATCAGCAAGGAGATACCAAAGGTTTTCCAAAATTTTTTCTGATTGAATCCGGTTTTTTGATTCACATATCCATTATAATTATGAGAATCCACCTGATTCATCTGTCTTTTATGATTCATAAAACAGCCTCATTCTGCCTAAGATGAAAAGTGAGGACATCTTAAGCTTCTTTGTTTTGCTCTCTTGTTATTCCGATAAAATCTTTTTATTGTTCGTAACCTTGTAAAAATGCTTTCTCGTTTGCTTCTTTGAATTTTTCGGGAACAGTGGCTAACACTGCATCTACCCAATCCTGCTTGTCAAATTCCAGATATTTTGCCAATACTCCCAACAGCACCACGTTGGTTACTTTGGAATTTAAGATGGATTCTGCAATTTCTAACGCATTGACGGAAACTAAATCCACTTCTTCTTTTTGTAAAGTATCTAAAATATTCTGGGGATATTCTGCCGCACCGATGATGACCGGCATAGGCATAATCTGCTGCACATTGGTGATAAGTTTACCGCCTTTTTTAAGATAAGGCAACCAACGCAGCGCTTCTAATTCTTCAAAGGAAATAATAATGTCTGCCTCTCCCTGACAAATCACGGGAGAATGAACTTTTTCACCGTATTTCACATAAGTTACCACGCTGCCGCCACGCTGGCTCATACCGTGCACTTCGGATACTTTTACGTCATAACCCTTTTCGATGGCTAAGTTTCCTAAAATTCTGCTGGCAAGTAAGGTACCCTGACCGCCAACACCTACAATCATAATAGATTTTGTGCTCATCTTAGTCTCCCCCTTTCTTACAGAGTGATGGCATCAAACTTACAGATGTTTTTACACAGTCCGCAGTTGGTACACAAGGTTTTGTTGATTTCGGGTTTGCCGTCTACAATGGAAATTGCAGGGCATCCGATTTTCATACACATCTTACAGTTTTTACATTTATCTTTAGAGATATTTACGTCAAAATCATATTTCACGCCTTTTAATAACACACAGGGACGGCGTGCAATAATCAAGGACGGCTCTTCCACGGAAATTTCTTCTTTGATAACCCGTTCGCATTCTTCCACATTGAAGGGATCCACCACTTTGATTCTGGTATAGCCAACTGCTTCTGCAAATTTTTCCAAATTCACCGCCACGGTGGGCTCGCCTTTTAAGGTTTTGCCGGTGGTGGGATTCTGCTGATGGCCGGTCATACCGGTGATGGAGTTATCCAAGATAATCA encodes:
- a CDS encoding LytR family transcriptional regulator; amino-acid sequence: MNHKRQMNQVDSHNYNGYVNQKTGFNQKKFWKTFGISLLIELLVVVLVVAGIIGYRAFHRNIGDGDEMTETLSAGTFDDARNLLILGTDKSGKLSDVIMVIAVDPDKNTLSLLSVPRDTKVYFDNDDLEPDQYINENEPYKINAAIGVGGDNFAVQTVINELDIPIHDYMIVNFQAVETIIDELGGVQFDVPQNMYYTDPEQDLYINLKKGDQLLDGENAVDLLRFRSYVMGDLERNRVQQQFFQEAFAQKFKPKYIGKVPAIYNLINKNIRSNMSLAEILSYVDVLSNMDNREVQTFELPVTISDPFVIINQEEADMILDDYYR
- a CDS encoding indolepyruvate oxidoreductase subunit beta; the protein is MSTKSIMIVGVGGQGTLLASRILGNLAIEKGYDVKVSEVHGMSQRGGSVVTYVKYGEKVHSPVICQGEADIIISFEELEALRWLPYLKKGGKLITNVQQIMPMPVIIGAAEYPQNILDTLQKEEVDLVSVNALEIAESILNSKVTNVVLLGVLAKYLEFDKQDWVDAVLATVPEKFKEANEKAFLQGYEQ